The following are encoded together in the Burkholderiaceae bacterium DAT-1 genome:
- the argJ gene encoding bifunctional glutamate N-acetyltransferase/amino-acid acetyltransferase ArgJ, translating to MPVNLVVPDPATIHAVPGVKLGIASAGIKKPGRKDVTVIQLEDGATVAGVFTLNRFCAAPVQICKQHLAAGPIKALVINTGNANAGTGVDGRERALAVCDALAGQLGVAREAILPFSTGVIMEPLPVEKIVSALPQAIANLTEASWSEAAEAIMTTDVLPKVASKQVVIDGKTVTVTGIAKGAGMIHPNMATMLSYIATDAGVKQDVLQTLVKQSADVSFNSITIDGDTSTNDSLMLIASGKSGVQIDSVDSAACATLRDAITDIAKVLAQAIVRDGEGATKFMTINVIGGRTYEECKAVGYAIGRSPLVKTAFFASDPNLGRILAAIGYAGISDLDVDGINLYLDDVLVAKNGGRNPDYKEEDGQRVMKQAEITIRVELNRGEFNATVWTCDFSYDYVKINADYRT from the coding sequence ATGCCCGTCAATCTCGTTGTCCCCGATCCTGCGACCATTCATGCCGTCCCCGGCGTGAAGCTGGGCATTGCCAGTGCCGGCATTAAAAAGCCGGGCCGCAAGGATGTGACTGTCATCCAGCTCGAAGACGGCGCAACCGTTGCCGGCGTGTTTACGCTGAATCGTTTCTGCGCAGCCCCTGTGCAGATTTGCAAACAGCATCTGGCCGCAGGCCCGATCAAGGCACTGGTGATCAATACCGGTAATGCCAATGCGGGTACCGGTGTGGACGGACGCGAACGTGCACTGGCCGTGTGTGATGCGCTGGCCGGACAACTGGGCGTGGCGCGCGAAGCGATTCTGCCGTTTTCCACGGGCGTGATCATGGAGCCGCTGCCGGTTGAGAAGATCGTATCCGCGCTGCCGCAAGCCATTGCCAATCTGACGGAAGCCAGCTGGTCCGAAGCAGCCGAAGCCATCATGACCACTGATGTGCTGCCCAAGGTTGCGTCCAAGCAAGTCGTGATTGACGGCAAGACAGTCACGGTGACGGGTATCGCCAAGGGCGCGGGCATGATTCACCCGAACATGGCCACCATGCTGTCCTATATCGCCACCGATGCAGGCGTGAAGCAGGATGTCCTGCAGACGCTGGTGAAGCAGTCCGCCGATGTGTCGTTCAACTCGATCACCATCGATGGCGATACGTCCACCAATGATTCGCTGATGCTGATTGCCAGCGGCAAATCCGGCGTGCAGATTGATTCAGTAGATTCCGCTGCGTGCGCAACGCTGCGCGATGCAATTACCGACATCGCCAAGGTGCTGGCGCAAGCCATCGTACGCGACGGCGAAGGCGCCACCAAGTTCATGACCATCAATGTCATCGGTGGCCGTACTTACGAAGAGTGCAAGGCCGTGGGATATGCCATCGGCCGCTCGCCTCTGGTCAAAACAGCCTTCTTCGCCAGCGACCCCAATCTGGGCCGGATTCTGGCAGCCATAGGCTATGCCGGGATCAGCGATCTCGATGTAGATGGCATTAATCTGTATCTGGATGATGTGCTGGTGGCCAAAAACGGCGGCCGCAATCCCGATTACAAGGAAGAAGACGGCCAGCGCGTGATGAAGCAAGCCGAAATCACCATCCGCGTGGAACTGAATCGTGGCGAGTTCAATGCCACGGTCTGGACCTGTGACTTCTCGTATGATTACGTGAAGATTAATGCGGATTATCGGACGTAA
- the gltB gene encoding glutamate synthase large subunit → MNEKQSRLRGTLYHPRFEQDSCGFGLIAHMDDKPSHWLVSTAISSLANLTHRGAVAADGKSGDGCGLLFRKPDGFLRAVAREKGFDLANHYAAGLVFHNAELEQGKQSLNRLRDAIESQGLEVAGVRNVPVDTRACGEYALKTLPAIGQIFVNCPANMDAASFERRLYIARRLAEKANRDDASFYLPTLSAHTISYKGLVTPENLPVFYPDLQDERFASSLAVFHQRFSTNTWPQWKLAQPFRYVAHNGEINTISGNRSWAQAREAIMASPLIPNMDDIRPIVQTDGSDSMSLDNMLEGLLMGGIDFFRALRLLVPPAWQNVDTTDKELRAFYEYNSMHMEPWDGPAGIVLTNGRYAGCMLDRNGLRPARYVLTRDRHFTISSETGVWNYKPEDVVKKGRVRPGQIIAVDMQSGQLLLPHEIDHKLKSAHPYKRWIRQYASHLELSLDEDSQAPRVSRDQLDTYQKLFQVTQEEREHVIRVLADEGQEAVGSMGDDTPMAVLSKMVRSPYDYLRQQFAQVTNPPIDPIREAVVMSLNTVFGSEKNIFEETADHAKRIEVRSPVLSYEKFRILTSQEDQAFLSQTFDLCYDPKKSSLKDAIERLCEQVVAASAAGVVIAVLTDRHVGPDKLPIHALFATGAVHQALVSAGLRCKTNVLVETATVRDPHQFACLLGYGATAVYPWLAYEVIADMIEAGLLADTPGEAMSKYRKGINKGLLKVLSKMGISTIASYRGAQLFEAVGVDQEVIERCMQETVSRIGGSNFADFEDDAKTLHRLAFNPMRPVQQGGLLKYVHGEEYHAYNPDVVQQLQKAVQGGDYAEYLEYARLVNERPVSMLRDLMTLKLDGATPISIDEVEPVESIIKRFDSAGMSLGALSPEAHEALAEAMNRLGGRSNSGEGGEDPARYGTVKMSKIKQVASGRFGVTPHYLVNAEVLQIKVAQGAKPGEGGQLPGDKVSGLIARLRHAKPGIPLISPPPHHDIYSIEDLAQLIFDLKQVNPQALVSVKLVAEPGVGTVAAGVAKAYADLITISGYDGGTGASPITSVKYAGTPWELGLTEAQQVLRANGLRGRVRMQTDGGLKTGLDVVKAALMGAESFGFGTGPMVALGCKYLRICHLNNCATGVATQEIKLRSKYFLGLPEMVMNYFQFVAQETREWMARMGVRKLEDLIGHSELLTLLEGETERQQRLNLDVLLSQGDIPDHEPRFCVSDSNPSFDKGELAERMVKDAAYAIMTKSATTFEYNVRNVNRSIGARLSGEIARQHGADGLPDSTLDVRLKGTAGQSLGVWNAKGLNLTLEGDANDYVGKGMNGGRIVVYPPKGVMYEPHEGTIIGNTCLYGATGGELFASGLAGERFAVRNSGAFAMVEGIGDHGCEYMTGGCVIVLGNTGHNFGAGMTGGFAFVYDPDERFAYRYNNELVDIHLINGEAMGQYRAFLREKIEKHVALTESKIGAQILEDFEDYVDYFWLVKPKAAKLEELLKD, encoded by the coding sequence ATGAACGAGAAACAAAGCCGCCTGCGCGGCACGCTGTACCATCCCCGCTTCGAGCAGGACAGTTGCGGTTTCGGCCTGATCGCCCATATGGACGATAAGCCTTCGCACTGGCTGGTCTCTACCGCTATTTCTTCCCTCGCCAATCTCACCCACCGCGGTGCCGTGGCAGCGGACGGCAAGTCCGGTGACGGCTGTGGTCTGCTATTCCGCAAACCGGACGGTTTTTTGCGCGCAGTGGCGCGTGAAAAAGGCTTTGATCTGGCCAACCACTATGCAGCCGGCCTCGTGTTTCACAACGCCGAGCTGGAACAGGGCAAGCAATCGCTGAACCGCCTCCGTGACGCCATCGAATCACAAGGTCTGGAAGTCGCTGGCGTACGCAATGTGCCGGTCGATACCCGCGCCTGCGGCGAATACGCGCTGAAGACCCTGCCCGCGATTGGTCAGATTTTTGTGAACTGTCCCGCCAATATGGATGCGGCCAGTTTCGAGCGTCGTTTGTACATTGCCCGTCGTCTGGCCGAAAAAGCCAACCGTGACGATGCATCCTTCTACCTGCCCACCCTGAGTGCGCATACGATTTCCTACAAGGGTCTGGTGACCCCGGAAAATCTGCCGGTGTTCTACCCGGACCTGCAGGACGAGCGCTTTGCCTCGTCGCTGGCTGTGTTCCACCAGCGTTTCAGTACCAACACCTGGCCGCAGTGGAAGCTGGCACAGCCCTTCCGCTATGTGGCCCACAACGGTGAAATCAACACCATTTCCGGCAATCGTTCCTGGGCACAGGCCCGCGAAGCCATCATGGCCTCGCCGCTGATCCCGAATATGGACGATATCCGCCCCATCGTGCAGACCGATGGCTCGGACTCCATGAGCCTCGACAATATGCTCGAAGGCCTGCTGATGGGTGGCATCGACTTCTTCCGTGCCCTGCGCCTGCTGGTGCCGCCTGCCTGGCAGAATGTCGATACCACAGATAAAGAACTGCGTGCCTTCTACGAATACAACTCCATGCACATGGAGCCATGGGATGGTCCCGCAGGTATCGTACTGACCAATGGCCGCTACGCAGGCTGTATGCTGGATCGCAATGGCTTGCGTCCGGCGCGCTATGTGCTGACCCGCGACCGCCATTTCACCATCTCCTCGGAAACCGGCGTGTGGAACTACAAGCCGGAAGATGTGGTGAAGAAGGGCCGCGTGCGTCCCGGTCAGATCATCGCTGTGGACATGCAATCCGGCCAGCTACTGCTGCCGCATGAAATCGACCACAAGCTGAAATCGGCTCACCCCTACAAGCGCTGGATTCGTCAGTACGCATCCCATCTGGAACTGAGTCTGGATGAGGACTCGCAAGCACCGCGCGTCAGCCGTGACCAGCTCGATACTTATCAGAAGCTGTTCCAGGTCACACAGGAAGAGCGCGAACATGTGATCCGCGTGCTGGCCGACGAAGGTCAGGAAGCCGTGGGTTCCATGGGTGACGACACGCCAATGGCCGTGCTGTCCAAGATGGTGCGCTCACCTTACGACTACCTGCGCCAGCAATTCGCGCAGGTCACCAATCCGCCGATCGACCCGATCCGTGAAGCGGTGGTGATGTCGCTGAATACCGTCTTCGGTTCGGAAAAGAATATCTTTGAAGAAACCGCCGACCACGCCAAGCGCATCGAAGTGCGCAGCCCGGTACTGAGCTACGAGAAATTCCGCATTCTGACCTCGCAGGAAGATCAGGCCTTCCTGTCGCAGACCTTCGATCTTTGCTACGACCCGAAGAAGTCCAGCCTCAAGGACGCCATCGAGCGCCTGTGTGAACAGGTGGTCGCAGCGTCGGCTGCCGGTGTAGTGATCGCGGTGCTGACCGACCGCCATGTCGGCCCGGACAAGCTGCCGATCCATGCATTGTTTGCAACCGGCGCGGTACATCAGGCGCTGGTGTCTGCCGGTCTGCGCTGCAAGACCAATGTGCTGGTGGAAACCGCCACTGTGCGCGATCCGCATCAGTTCGCCTGTCTGCTGGGTTATGGCGCCACGGCGGTCTATCCATGGCTGGCGTACGAAGTGATCGCCGACATGATCGAAGCCGGTTTGCTGGCCGACACGCCGGGCGAAGCCATGAGCAAGTATCGCAAGGGCATCAACAAGGGCCTCTTGAAGGTGCTGTCGAAGATGGGCATTTCTACCATCGCCAGCTACCGTGGTGCGCAATTGTTCGAAGCCGTGGGCGTGGATCAGGAAGTGATCGAACGCTGTATGCAGGAAACCGTCAGCCGGATCGGTGGCTCCAACTTTGCCGATTTCGAAGATGACGCCAAGACGCTGCACCGCCTCGCTTTCAATCCGATGCGTCCGGTGCAACAAGGCGGCCTGCTCAAATATGTACACGGCGAGGAATACCACGCCTACAACCCGGATGTGGTGCAACAGCTGCAGAAAGCTGTTCAAGGCGGCGACTACGCCGAATACCTTGAATACGCCCGTCTGGTCAACGAGCGTCCAGTCTCCATGCTGCGCGATCTGATGACGCTGAAGCTGGATGGCGCGACCCCGATTTCCATCGATGAAGTCGAGCCGGTCGAATCCATCATCAAGCGTTTCGACTCCGCCGGGATGTCGCTGGGCGCCCTGTCGCCGGAAGCGCACGAAGCGCTGGCCGAAGCCATGAACCGTCTGGGTGGTCGCTCCAACTCCGGCGAAGGTGGCGAAGATCCGGCCCGCTACGGCACGGTCAAGATGTCCAAGATCAAGCAGGTGGCCTCGGGCCGCTTTGGCGTGACCCCGCACTATCTGGTCAATGCTGAAGTGCTGCAGATCAAGGTGGCGCAAGGTGCCAAGCCGGGTGAAGGCGGTCAGCTGCCGGGCGATAAGGTGAGCGGTCTGATTGCCCGTCTGCGCCATGCCAAGCCGGGTATCCCGCTGATTTCGCCACCGCCGCATCACGATATCTACTCGATCGAAGATCTGGCACAGCTGATTTTCGACTTGAAGCAGGTGAATCCGCAGGCGCTGGTTTCCGTGAAACTGGTGGCCGAACCGGGCGTGGGTACCGTGGCTGCGGGTGTGGCCAAGGCTTACGCCGATCTGATCACCATCTCCGGTTACGACGGCGGCACCGGTGCCAGCCCGATTACCAGCGTGAAATACGCCGGTACGCCATGGGAACTCGGCCTGACCGAAGCCCAGCAGGTGCTGCGCGCCAATGGTCTGCGCGGTCGGGTACGCATGCAAACGGACGGCGGCCTGAAAACCGGTCTGGACGTTGTGAAAGCGGCGCTGATGGGGGCGGAAAGCTTCGGCTTCGGTACCGGCCCGATGGTGGCGCTGGGCTGTAAATACCTGCGCATCTGCCATCTGAACAACTGCGCAACCGGCGTGGCCACGCAGGAAATCAAGCTTCGCTCGAAGTACTTCCTCGGCCTGCCGGAAATGGTGATGAACTACTTCCAGTTCGTGGCCCAAGAAACCCGCGAGTGGATGGCGCGCATGGGCGTGCGCAAGCTGGAGGACCTGATTGGTCACAGCGAACTGCTGACCCTGCTGGAAGGCGAAACCGAGCGCCAGCAGCGCCTGAATCTGGATGTGCTGCTGAGTCAGGGCGATATCCCGGATCACGAGCCGCGCTTCTGTGTCAGCGACAGCAACCCGAGTTTCGACAAGGGCGAGCTGGCGGAACGCATGGTCAAGGATGCGGCTTACGCCATCATGACCAAGTCTGCCACCACCTTTGAATACAACGTGCGCAACGTCAACCGCTCCATCGGCGCGCGTCTCTCCGGTGAAATTGCCCGTCAGCACGGCGCAGACGGCCTGCCGGACAGCACGCTGGATGTGCGTCTGAAGGGCACCGCAGGCCAGAGTCTGGGCGTATGGAATGCCAAGGGCCTGAACCTGACGCTGGAGGGCGATGCCAACGATTACGTGGGCAAGGGCATGAACGGCGGCCGCATTGTGGTCTACCCGCCCAAGGGCGTGATGTACGAACCACATGAAGGCACCATCATCGGCAACACCTGCCTATATGGCGCCACCGGCGGCGAATTGTTCGCCTCGGGCCTGGCGGGTGAACGTTTTGCGGTGCGCAACTCCGGCGCATTTGCCATGGTGGAAGGCATCGGCGACCACGGTTGCGAATACATGACTGGCGGCTGCGTGATTGTGCTCGGTAATACCGGCCACAACTTCGGTGCAGGCATGACTGGCGGCTTCGCCTTCGTGTACGACCCGGACGAGCGCTTCGCCTATCGCTACAACAATGAGCTGGTGGACATCCACCTGATCAACGGCGAAGCCATGGGCCAGTACCGTGCCTTCCTGCGTGAAAAGATCGAGAAGCACGTTGCGCTGACCGAATCGAAGATTGGCGCACAGATCCTTGAAGACTTCGAGGACTACGTCGACTACTTCTGGCTGGTGAAGCCGAAGGCAGCCAAGCTCGAAGAATTGTTGAAGGATTGA